One Halostagnicola kamekurae DNA segment encodes these proteins:
- a CDS encoding TIGR00725 family protein: MRVSVVGGGTITGGQERTAVAVGKALAASGHTVVCGGLGGTMEAVCRGAKSEGGETIGILPTDRRADANEYVDTAIATGLGHARNALVPMNGDAVLALAGGAGTLSEIGLAQVYDRPIVGIDTHEVPGIETVDTPEAAVAALEGAVR, translated from the coding sequence ATGCGCGTGAGCGTCGTCGGCGGCGGAACGATTACGGGAGGACAGGAGCGAACCGCGGTCGCAGTCGGGAAAGCGCTCGCGGCGAGCGGCCACACGGTCGTCTGTGGCGGGTTGGGCGGTACGATGGAAGCGGTCTGTCGCGGCGCGAAATCCGAAGGCGGCGAGACGATCGGGATCTTGCCGACCGATCGACGAGCCGACGCCAACGAGTACGTCGACACGGCCATCGCGACGGGGCTCGGCCACGCCCGAAACGCGCTCGTCCCGATGAACGGGGACGCCGTCCTCGCGCTGGCCGGCGGCGCGGGGACGCTCTCTGAGATCGGCCTCGCGCAGGTCTACGACCGCCCGATCGTCGGGATCGACACGCACGAGGTCCCCGGAATCGAGACTGTCGACACACCCGAGGCGGCGGTCGCCGCGCTCGAGGGGGCCGTTCGCTGA
- the rpiA gene encoding ribose-5-phosphate isomerase RpiA translates to MKRTGGSDEAKRRAGERAAAEVEDGFVVGLGTGSTTAHAIRAIGEAVENGLEVRGIPTSFQSRQLALEVGIPLTSLDAVSSVDLAIDGADQVVDTDDGTEQVLERSDAGDGDLIKGGGAAHTREKIVDAAADRFVVVADPSKLVDRLSGPVPLAVVPDAHTVVADAVRELGGEPSIRAAECKDGPVVTDAGNLVLDCSFGPLEDPEHLASRLASIPGVVEHGLFVGRTDATYVGSESGVEVREY, encoded by the coding sequence ATGAAGCGCACGGGCGGCTCCGACGAGGCGAAACGCCGGGCGGGCGAACGCGCCGCCGCGGAGGTCGAAGACGGGTTCGTCGTGGGGCTCGGCACCGGCTCGACGACGGCCCACGCGATCAGGGCGATCGGCGAGGCGGTCGAGAACGGCCTCGAGGTTCGGGGCATCCCCACGTCCTTTCAGTCCCGACAGCTCGCGCTCGAGGTCGGGATCCCGCTCACGTCGCTGGATGCGGTCTCGAGCGTCGACCTCGCCATCGACGGCGCCGATCAGGTGGTCGACACCGACGACGGCACCGAGCAGGTCCTCGAGCGGTCCGACGCGGGCGACGGCGACCTGATCAAAGGCGGCGGCGCGGCCCACACGCGCGAGAAGATCGTCGACGCCGCGGCCGATCGGTTCGTCGTCGTGGCAGATCCTTCGAAGCTCGTCGACCGCCTCTCGGGACCCGTCCCGCTCGCGGTGGTTCCCGACGCCCACACGGTGGTCGCAGACGCAGTCCGCGAACTGGGCGGGGAGCCGTCCATTCGGGCGGCCGAGTGCAAGGACGGCCCCGTCGTCACCGACGCCGGCAACCTCGTGCTCGATTGTTCGTTCGGCCCGCTCGAGGATCCGGAGCACCTCGCGAGCCGACTTGCGTCGATCCCCGGCGTCGTCGAGCACGGGCTGTTCGTCGGGCGAACCGACGCGACCTACGTCGGGTCCGAGTCGGGCGTCGAGGTTCGCGAGTACTGA
- a CDS encoding DEAD/DEAH box helicase, translating into MAATDEEIPSIDHPLLEPDFLERRLYQLKLAGTAANDHTLVCLPTGLGKTTVSLLVTARRLEEVGGKSLMLAPTKPLVQQHAEFYREALQIPDDEIVVFTGDVSPDDRAALWDESTVIMATPQVIENDLVGSRVSLSDVTHITFDECHRATGDYAYNYIAERYHADANQPLVTGMSASPGGDEEAILEVCENLGLHEVEVMTEEDADVAEFTHDTDVEWERIDLPEAVIEIRDALNEVITERLEKLKELGIAKSTQPDQSQKDLNRMRAELQELINNDQSEGFKGMSVHAEVMKLRQAVTLVETQSVEALRRYFDRQRNQARSSGASKASQRLVSDPRVKESMRKAEKYDELHPKYRKTRMLLAETLGLEGGERVIVFTESRDTAEALTDFLDDSFDAKRFVGQGDREGSDGMTQTQQQEVLNDFRAGEFEVLVSTSVAEEGLDVPEVDLVLFYEPVPTAIRSIQRKGRTGRQSEGRVVVLMAEDTRDEAYFWISRRREKEMENELRELKGMADDLEEELDDAQQSLAAFESGGGGGDGAGSNSGSATASETEVEVNNGTQKSPDGAASSSGNEGVADRPGLREFDGGDGGDDGDDGDGGDRTDDSADAEVEPHEPHAEGDAIEIVADQREMDANIARELSKREDVEIRLETLDVGDYVLSDRVVVERKSVADFVDSLVGGDRSVFEQVGAMARHYSRPVVVVEGDGLYEQRDVHPNAVRGALSSLAVDFGASVLRTEDETDTKELLGVIAGREQETSDREVSVHGEKQSKTLAEQQEYVVGSIAEIGPVTARSLLEEFGTVEAVMIATEDELQATDGVGSVTAERIREVVGSDYTGSGK; encoded by the coding sequence ATGGCAGCGACGGACGAGGAGATCCCCTCCATCGATCACCCCCTGCTCGAGCCGGACTTCCTCGAGCGCCGACTCTATCAACTGAAACTCGCGGGCACGGCCGCGAACGACCACACGCTCGTCTGTCTCCCGACCGGGCTGGGCAAGACGACGGTGAGCCTGCTCGTGACCGCCCGCAGGCTTGAGGAGGTCGGCGGCAAGTCGCTCATGCTCGCGCCGACGAAACCCCTCGTCCAGCAACACGCGGAGTTCTATCGCGAGGCCCTCCAGATACCCGACGACGAGATCGTCGTCTTCACGGGCGACGTGAGTCCGGACGATCGGGCCGCGCTGTGGGACGAATCGACCGTCATCATGGCGACGCCGCAGGTCATCGAGAACGATCTCGTCGGCAGCCGCGTCTCGCTTTCCGACGTGACCCACATCACCTTCGACGAGTGCCACCGGGCGACCGGCGACTACGCCTACAACTACATCGCAGAGCGGTACCACGCCGACGCGAACCAGCCCCTCGTGACCGGGATGAGCGCGTCTCCGGGCGGCGACGAGGAGGCCATCCTCGAGGTCTGTGAGAACCTCGGACTCCACGAGGTCGAGGTGATGACCGAGGAGGACGCCGACGTGGCGGAGTTCACCCACGACACCGACGTCGAGTGGGAGCGGATCGACCTCCCCGAGGCGGTCATCGAGATCCGCGACGCCCTGAACGAGGTGATCACGGAGCGCCTCGAGAAACTCAAGGAACTCGGCATCGCGAAGTCGACCCAGCCCGATCAGTCCCAGAAGGATCTAAACCGGATGCGCGCCGAGTTACAGGAGCTGATCAACAACGACCAGTCGGAGGGGTTCAAAGGCATGTCCGTCCACGCCGAGGTGATGAAGCTCCGGCAGGCGGTGACGCTCGTCGAGACCCAGAGCGTCGAGGCGCTGCGGCGGTACTTCGACCGCCAGCGCAATCAGGCCCGATCCTCGGGCGCATCGAAGGCGAGCCAGCGACTCGTCTCGGACCCGCGGGTCAAAGAGTCGATGCGGAAAGCCGAGAAGTACGACGAACTCCACCCCAAGTATCGCAAGACGCGGATGCTGCTCGCCGAAACGCTCGGCCTCGAGGGCGGCGAGCGGGTCATCGTGTTCACCGAGTCCAGAGACACCGCGGAGGCGCTGACGGACTTCCTCGACGACAGCTTCGACGCCAAACGCTTCGTCGGCCAGGGCGACCGCGAGGGCTCCGACGGGATGACCCAGACCCAACAGCAGGAGGTGCTGAACGACTTTCGGGCGGGCGAGTTCGAGGTGCTCGTCTCGACCTCCGTCGCCGAGGAGGGCCTGGATGTCCCCGAAGTCGACCTCGTACTCTTTTACGAACCCGTGCCGACGGCGATCCGATCCATCCAGCGCAAGGGCCGTACCGGCCGCCAGTCCGAGGGTCGCGTCGTCGTCCTGATGGCAGAAGACACCCGCGACGAGGCCTATTTCTGGATCTCCCGACGCCGCGAGAAGGAGATGGAGAACGAACTGCGCGAACTGAAGGGGATGGCCGACGACTTAGAGGAGGAACTCGACGACGCCCAGCAGTCACTCGCCGCGTTCGAGAGCGGTGGCGGGGGCGGGGACGGGGCCGGGAGCAATAGCGGAAGTGCCACTGCGAGCGAAACCGAAGTGGAAGTGAACAACGGAACGCAGAAATCGCCCGATGGAGCTGCCTCTTCCAGTGGAAATGAGGGGGTTGCCGATCGGCCGGGACTGCGCGAATTCGACGGCGGCGACGGCGGTGATGACGGTGATGACGGCGACGGCGGTGACCGGACCGACGACTCCGCGGACGCCGAGGTCGAACCGCACGAGCCCCACGCCGAGGGCGACGCGATCGAGATTGTCGCCGACCAGCGCGAGATGGACGCGAACATCGCTCGAGAGCTCTCGAAACGCGAGGACGTCGAGATCCGCCTCGAGACCCTCGATGTGGGCGACTACGTGCTCTCGGATCGGGTCGTCGTCGAGCGCAAGTCGGTCGCCGACTTCGTGGACTCGCTGGTCGGGGGCGATCGGTCGGTCTTCGAGCAGGTCGGCGCGATGGCCAGACACTACTCCCGTCCGGTCGTCGTCGTCGAGGGCGACGGGCTGTACGAACAGCGGGACGTCCACCCGAACGCGGTCAGAGGCGCGCTCTCGAGTCTCGCTGTCGACTTCGGCGCGAGCGTGCTCCGGACCGAGGACGAAACCGACACGAAGGAACTGCTCGGCGTTATCGCCGGGCGCGAACAGGAGACGTCGGACCGCGAGGTCTCGGTCCACGGCGAGAAACAGAGCAAGACACTCGCCGAACAACAGGAGTACGTCGTCGGCTCCATCGCCGAAATCGGGCCGGTGACCGCCCGGTCGTTACTCGAGGAGTTCGGCACCGTCGAGGCGGTGATGATCGCGACCGAAGACGAGTTACAGGCCACAGACGGCGTCGGGTCGGTCACCGCAGAGCGGATCCGCGAGGTCGTCGGGAGCGACTACACCGGCTCTGGAAAATAA
- a CDS encoding ABC transporter permease subunit → MAVDDGSRLGLYVREDVRDTVRERQAQVILGLYALVGFWVTNTATANPAIDPADVELFTKLSSPLTLLTPLLVLGFFCSSLVEKRTSGALTVVLGLPFSRKTVVLGTLIGRSILITTAILLATVVALPIAYFRGISIDPVTLVGSTLVLILLAITFTAIAVLLSATTRTATRATVAAFTTFVIFAANIWAQFPRLVVYAINGLSYPETFPAWYAFVVALNPMAAYTYLIADVFPALGGIGFIRPPQEPAFYERPAFAVAVLLGWIAFATWFGHRRFRGADL, encoded by the coding sequence ATGGCGGTCGACGACGGCTCGCGACTGGGGCTGTACGTTCGCGAAGACGTTCGCGACACCGTCCGCGAGCGACAGGCGCAGGTGATCCTCGGACTGTACGCGCTCGTCGGGTTCTGGGTGACTAACACCGCCACGGCCAATCCGGCGATCGACCCCGCGGACGTCGAACTGTTCACGAAACTCTCGTCCCCGCTTACGTTGCTCACGCCCCTGCTCGTGCTCGGATTCTTCTGTTCCTCGCTCGTCGAAAAGCGGACGTCCGGCGCGTTGACGGTCGTTCTCGGGCTCCCGTTCTCGCGGAAGACGGTCGTCCTCGGGACGCTGATCGGGCGCAGTATCCTCATCACGACGGCGATACTGCTCGCGACCGTCGTCGCCCTCCCAATCGCCTACTTCCGCGGGATCTCCATCGACCCCGTCACCCTCGTCGGGTCCACGCTCGTGTTGATCCTCCTCGCGATTACGTTCACCGCCATCGCGGTGTTGCTATCGGCGACGACGCGAACGGCGACTCGAGCGACCGTCGCCGCGTTCACTACCTTCGTGATCTTCGCCGCCAACATCTGGGCGCAGTTCCCCCGCCTCGTCGTGTACGCTATCAACGGCCTGTCGTATCCGGAGACCTTCCCCGCGTGGTACGCCTTCGTCGTCGCGTTGAATCCGATGGCGGCCTACACCTACCTGATCGCAGACGTATTCCCGGCCCTCGGCGGAATCGGCTTTATTCGACCGCCCCAGGAGCCCGCGTTCTACGAGCGCCCGGCGTTCGCCGTCGCGGTCCTGCTGGGCTGGATCGCGTTCGCGACGTGGTTCGGACACCGCCGGTTCCGGGGCGCCGACCTGTGA
- a CDS encoding ABC transporter ATP-binding protein → MSNTGTISEPDVAVALEDVRKTYQLGEPVHALDGVSLEIPRGSYTAIMGPSGSGKSTLMNLVGCLDTPTAGAVVVDGRDVRDLSGRERTRLRGSEVGFVFQTFNLMPRLNALENVALPQLFQGISRGDRRDRARELLERVGLGDRIDHLPNELSGGQRQRVALARALVNDPAIVLADEPSGNLDTETESQVLDLFAAFHGGGTTMIVVTHERHVAERAERIVHLLDGEIERIEELDGVEER, encoded by the coding sequence ATGTCGAACACGGGGACGATTTCGGAGCCCGACGTAGCGGTCGCGCTCGAGGACGTCCGGAAAACCTATCAGCTCGGCGAGCCCGTCCACGCGCTCGACGGCGTCTCGCTCGAGATTCCCCGCGGATCCTACACCGCGATCATGGGCCCGAGCGGCTCGGGCAAGTCGACGCTGATGAACCTCGTCGGCTGTCTCGATACGCCGACGGCGGGGGCGGTCGTCGTCGACGGCAGGGACGTGCGCGACCTCTCCGGCCGCGAGCGAACCCGGTTGCGCGGCAGCGAGGTCGGCTTCGTCTTCCAGACGTTCAACCTCATGCCGCGGCTGAACGCCCTCGAGAACGTCGCGCTTCCACAACTATTTCAGGGGATCTCTCGAGGCGATCGGCGCGACCGGGCGCGCGAACTCTTAGAGCGCGTCGGACTGGGAGACCGGATCGACCACCTGCCGAACGAGCTTTCGGGCGGCCAGCGCCAGCGGGTCGCGCTCGCTCGAGCGCTGGTGAACGACCCGGCGATCGTCCTCGCGGACGAGCCGTCGGGGAATCTCGACACCGAGACCGAGTCGCAGGTGCTCGACCTCTTCGCGGCGTTTCACGGCGGCGGAACGACCATGATCGTCGTGACCCACGAGCGCCACGTCGCAGAGCGCGCCGAGCGAATCGTCCACCTGCTCGACGGCGAGATCGAGCGAATCGAGGAGCTCGACGGGGTCGAGGAGAGATGA
- a CDS encoding Sjogren's syndrome/scleroderma autoantigen 1 family protein → MSDFDKEAEREKLREKYEQDKREREATQRMSDLLLKGARMTNTHCNTCGDPLFQQNGTTFCPSCHGSPEGVEASPADESTTQDSQQASAPDGQPPAAGSEADTATPADASEPVNPSEAADASGPVDVSETTADASGMTANASETAADRSGVTATEQTSPAQPRDGSTERSSPDRPAAQPSETRDESPRTAPSTTPSRTRAGDDRSAPVAVEGDIEAGRDALVESLERFARKAAETDDPRYAKECLEAAREASEALSALR, encoded by the coding sequence ATGAGCGACTTCGACAAGGAAGCCGAGCGGGAGAAGCTTCGGGAGAAGTACGAGCAGGACAAACGCGAGCGGGAGGCGACCCAGCGGATGAGCGACCTCCTGCTCAAGGGGGCGCGGATGACCAACACCCACTGTAACACCTGCGGCGATCCGCTCTTCCAGCAGAACGGCACCACCTTCTGTCCGTCCTGTCACGGCAGCCCCGAGGGCGTGGAGGCGTCTCCGGCCGACGAGTCGACGACGCAGGATTCACAACAGGCGAGCGCTCCCGACGGCCAACCCCCGGCCGCGGGGTCCGAGGCGGATACCGCGACGCCAGCGGATGCGTCCGAGCCGGTGAACCCATCCGAAGCCGCCGATGCGTCCGGGCCAGTCGATGTGTCCGAGACGACCGCCGACGCGTCCGGGATGACCGCCAACGCGTCCGAGACAGCCGCCGACCGATCGGGTGTGACGGCGACGGAGCAGACATCGCCGGCCCAGCCTCGAGACGGTTCGACCGAGCGCTCGAGCCCCGACCGACCGGCCGCACAGCCGTCCGAGACCCGGGACGAGTCGCCTCGAACCGCGCCGAGCACAACGCCCTCCCGGACCCGCGCCGGCGACGACCGCTCCGCTCCCGTCGCGGTCGAGGGCGACATCGAAGCCGGCCGAGACGCGCTGGTCGAATCCCTCGAGCGGTTCGCACGGAAGGCCGCCGAAACGGACGACCCCAGATACGCCAAAGAGTGTCTCGAGGCCGCTCGCGAGGCGAGCGAGGCGCTGTCGGCGTTGCGGTGA
- a CDS encoding thiamine ABC transporter substrate-binding protein produces the protein MHRRSFVRAAGMGAAAMGLAGCLTRENGGDGNGTGDEDGPLEIATYTSFVEGNFEDVTSPAEWLTEAFEDKYPDAEIKWTAPENGINRYIRDAQQGNEIGPDIYLGLNVDDLVRIDETFDGQLFDPIDRDELENVDRVRDDIDFGDPDDRVVPYDTGYISLVYDESAVEAPETLAGLLESEYEGEFVVQNAQRSDPGRAFLLWTIDEYGEDGYLEYWEDLQANDTLIGDSWTDTYYGPYDNEERSVIVSYSTDQVFYAGGDLTRHQVAFLDGKGYENHEGMAVFADSGKADLAHEFIDFALTSEAQAAIAEKNVQFPAVADEHVDLGEDFYEHALEPDESVTFTYDELEGNLSDWVDEWGRTIAQ, from the coding sequence ATGCACCGACGATCGTTCGTGCGCGCGGCCGGGATGGGGGCCGCCGCTATGGGACTTGCCGGCTGTCTGACGCGCGAAAATGGTGGGGACGGAAACGGAACTGGGGACGAGGACGGACCGCTCGAGATCGCGACCTACACGTCCTTCGTCGAAGGGAACTTCGAAGACGTGACGTCGCCAGCCGAGTGGCTCACGGAGGCGTTCGAGGACAAATATCCCGACGCAGAGATAAAGTGGACGGCCCCCGAAAACGGGATCAATCGCTACATTCGGGACGCCCAGCAGGGAAACGAGATCGGGCCCGACATCTATCTGGGGCTCAACGTCGACGACCTCGTCCGCATCGACGAGACGTTCGACGGGCAGTTGTTCGATCCGATCGATCGGGACGAACTCGAGAACGTCGACCGCGTTCGGGACGACATCGACTTCGGCGACCCGGACGACCGGGTGGTTCCCTACGACACGGGCTACATCAGCCTCGTCTACGACGAGAGCGCAGTCGAGGCGCCCGAAACGCTCGCGGGACTGCTCGAGAGCGAGTACGAAGGCGAGTTCGTCGTCCAGAATGCACAGCGCTCCGATCCGGGGCGGGCCTTCCTGCTCTGGACGATCGACGAGTACGGCGAGGACGGCTACCTCGAGTACTGGGAGGACCTGCAGGCAAACGACACCTTGATCGGCGATAGCTGGACCGACACGTACTACGGTCCCTACGACAACGAAGAGCGGTCGGTCATCGTCTCCTACTCGACCGATCAAGTCTTTTACGCGGGCGGCGACCTCACGCGCCATCAAGTCGCGTTTCTCGACGGCAAGGGGTACGAAAACCACGAGGGGATGGCCGTCTTCGCCGACAGCGGAAAGGCCGATCTGGCCCACGAGTTCATAGACTTCGCGCTCACGAGCGAGGCCCAGGCGGCGATCGCCGAGAAGAACGTCCAGTTCCCGGCGGTCGCGGACGAACACGTCGATCTGGGCGAGGACTTCTACGAACACGCCCTCGAGCCCGACGAATCGGTCACGTTCACCTACGACGAACTCGAGGGGAACCTCTCTGACTGGGTCGACGAGTGGGGACGGACGATCGCCCAGTAA
- a CDS encoding ABC transporter ATP-binding protein: MAAIELSGVTKRYTSFGFFGNRSVTAVQDLDLTVREGEIFGFLGPNGAGKSTTIDLLLDYAEPTEGSVQVFGNEIPDESVAARERIGVLPDGYGPIGERTGREHVEFAIDAKDADDDPDELIERVDMRGPDEYPVEEYSKGMAQRLMLAMALAGEPDLLILDEPSTGLDPNGARTMRKIVREENARGATVFFSSHILEQVESVCDRVGILDAGQLVAVDNLESLRSETGQSAKVTVELSTVPSDVPARVGEIDGVADVRTNGTSVVVACRNDAKAPVIAAFHESAADVTNVTTSETSLDDLFEHYTRGVA; encoded by the coding sequence ATGGCCGCCATCGAACTCAGCGGCGTGACCAAGCGGTACACGAGTTTCGGTTTCTTCGGAAACCGCTCGGTCACGGCCGTACAGGACCTCGATCTCACCGTTCGCGAGGGTGAGATATTCGGCTTTTTGGGCCCGAACGGGGCCGGCAAGTCGACGACGATCGACCTCCTCCTCGATTACGCCGAACCGACAGAGGGCTCGGTTCAGGTGTTCGGCAACGAGATCCCCGACGAGAGCGTCGCCGCCAGAGAGCGGATCGGCGTGCTCCCCGACGGCTACGGCCCGATCGGCGAGCGAACGGGCCGCGAACACGTCGAGTTTGCCATCGACGCCAAGGACGCAGACGACGACCCGGACGAACTCATCGAGCGGGTCGACATGCGCGGGCCCGACGAGTACCCCGTCGAGGAGTACTCGAAGGGGATGGCCCAGCGACTCATGCTCGCGATGGCCCTCGCCGGCGAACCCGACCTCCTGATTCTGGACGAGCCATCGACGGGACTCGACCCCAACGGAGCACGAACCATGCGCAAAATCGTCCGCGAGGAGAACGCACGCGGCGCGACGGTCTTCTTCTCGAGTCACATCTTAGAGCAGGTCGAGTCGGTCTGCGACCGGGTCGGTATCCTCGACGCCGGGCAACTGGTCGCCGTCGATAACCTCGAGAGCCTCCGGTCTGAGACCGGCCAGTCGGCCAAGGTCACGGTCGAACTGTCGACGGTCCCGTCGGACGTCCCCGCTCGGGTGGGCGAGATCGACGGCGTCGCCGACGTTCGAACGAACGGAACGTCGGTCGTCGTCGCCTGTCGAAACGACGCGAAAGCGCCCGTGATCGCCGCCTTCCACGAGTCGGCGGCCGACGTGACGAACGTGACGACCAGCGAGACGTCGCTCGACGACCTCTTCGAGCACTACACGCGGGGTGTCGCCTGA
- a CDS encoding DUF5518 domain-containing protein, producing MASVRTLVNAVIGAVVGVVLSFLPISPAIGGAVAGFLEGPDGRDGLVAGTLAGLIMFLPMAGIAMFLLVFFGFGVGFVGVPASGALFGLVVFGLIAGTLFVTIVGLSILGGLLGAYVAREYPDKHAASRETIGMDRGPAHSTDVSSTPRSPSDTADRVDRSDADRADDRQSDSYWDRDRPPVTDDREEHRTGSRDEAADERDDGRDSDARDADDSR from the coding sequence ATGGCTTCCGTACGGACACTCGTCAACGCGGTCATCGGCGCGGTCGTCGGCGTCGTCCTCTCCTTTCTCCCGATATCGCCGGCAATCGGCGGGGCGGTGGCCGGCTTCCTCGAGGGACCCGACGGCCGGGACGGACTCGTCGCCGGCACGCTAGCAGGACTGATCATGTTCTTGCCGATGGCCGGCATAGCGATGTTCCTGCTCGTTTTCTTCGGCTTCGGCGTCGGGTTCGTCGGCGTCCCCGCCAGCGGCGCCCTGTTCGGGCTGGTGGTGTTCGGACTGATCGCGGGGACGCTGTTCGTCACCATCGTCGGCCTCTCGATCCTCGGCGGACTACTCGGCGCGTACGTCGCGCGGGAGTACCCCGACAAACACGCCGCCTCGCGGGAAACGATCGGAATGGATCGAGGACCAGCCCATTCGACCGACGTGTCGTCGACCCCACGATCACCCTCCGACACGGCCGATCGGGTCGACCGCTCCGACGCCGATCGGGCCGACGACCGCCAGTCGGACTCCTATTGGGATCGTGACCGACCGCCGGTCACCGACGACCGCGAGGAACACCGGACCGGCTCTCGAGACGAGGCCGCCGATGAGCGCGACGACGGGCGAGATAGCGACGCTCGAGATGCCGACGATTCGCGATAG
- a CDS encoding ABC transporter permease, with the protein MKVLETLRLSWRSIAGHKLRSGLTMLGIVIGIAAVIAFVTLGASLQAGIIGDISPDDQRSLYGWAADPDVEAGPGAGGQPIFSQSDLEAVGELEEVEAAYGYAPLQAQTVSSGNETVPQGDGVVASGPSYIGDDNLEEGERFEMGETQAVLNPAAAGQFEDEVAVGDTVTLTLLGGQEIETEVVGITETSEGLSPFEGFESAPRIYVPTDPYYTEQIAGLGAGTSQGDGASQNGGANQSGGTNQSGETGANDSGQPTNASGGGQLVTTSNAERYGAASHTDTGGLQTRTLSIQDGADGDSSAENVRFTAIVVEAESSDDAAIEAARDAATNYLESDESDASEFLGDDLVVSLETSTELLQQVQDILNLLQSFIVGIAAISLLVGSIGIANIMLVSVTERTREIGIMKAVGAQNRDVLGLFLMESVILGLVGAVLGTALGFATGYLGAWYIDLPLVYPLEYVALAIVVGVLVGIVSGLYPAWRAARTDPIDALRYK; encoded by the coding sequence ATGAAGGTCCTCGAGACGCTGCGGCTCTCATGGCGCTCGATCGCCGGCCACAAACTTCGATCTGGACTGACGATGCTCGGAATCGTCATCGGCATCGCGGCGGTGATCGCGTTCGTCACGCTCGGCGCGAGCCTGCAGGCGGGTATCATCGGCGACATCAGCCCCGACGACCAGCGGTCCCTCTACGGCTGGGCGGCAGATCCCGACGTCGAGGCCGGACCGGGTGCCGGCGGACAGCCGATCTTCAGCCAGAGCGACCTCGAGGCCGTCGGCGAACTCGAGGAGGTCGAGGCGGCCTACGGCTACGCGCCGTTACAGGCGCAGACGGTCTCCAGCGGAAACGAGACGGTCCCACAGGGCGACGGGGTGGTCGCGTCCGGGCCGTCGTATATCGGGGACGACAATCTCGAAGAGGGCGAACGGTTCGAGATGGGGGAGACCCAAGCGGTGCTCAACCCCGCTGCAGCCGGCCAGTTCGAAGATGAGGTGGCGGTCGGCGACACCGTCACGCTCACCCTGCTCGGCGGTCAGGAGATCGAAACCGAGGTCGTCGGAATCACCGAGACGTCGGAGGGGTTGAGTCCGTTCGAAGGCTTCGAGAGCGCGCCGCGAATCTACGTTCCGACCGACCCCTACTACACGGAGCAGATTGCGGGACTGGGCGCCGGAACCAGTCAGGGAGACGGAGCCAGCCAGAACGGCGGGGCGAATCAGAGCGGCGGGACGAATCAAAGCGGCGAAACGGGAGCGAACGACAGCGGACAGCCGACGAACGCGAGCGGCGGTGGACAGCTAGTTACTACGAGCAACGCGGAACGGTACGGAGCCGCGAGTCACACTGACACTGGCGGCCTGCAAACCCGCACGCTCTCGATACAGGACGGGGCAGACGGCGACTCGAGCGCCGAAAACGTCCGGTTCACCGCCATCGTGGTCGAGGCCGAGTCGAGCGACGACGCGGCCATCGAGGCCGCTCGAGACGCCGCCACGAACTACCTCGAGAGCGACGAGTCCGACGCGAGCGAGTTCCTGGGAGACGATCTCGTCGTCTCGCTCGAGACGAGTACTGAGCTCCTCCAGCAGGTACAGGACATCCTGAACCTGCTCCAGAGCTTCATCGTCGGCATCGCGGCGATCTCGCTGCTCGTCGGCTCGATCGGAATCGCGAACATCATGCTGGTGTCGGTCACCGAGCGCACGCGCGAAATCGGCATCATGAAAGCCGTCGGTGCGCAGAACCGCGACGTGCTCGGCCTCTTCCTGATGGAGTCGGTGATCCTCGGCCTCGTCGGCGCGGTGCTCGGGACCGCACTCGGGTTCGCGACGGGCTATCTCGGCGCGTGGTACATCGACCTCCCGCTGGTCTACCCGCTCGAGTACGTCGCGCTCGCCATCGTCGTCGGCGTTCTGGTCGGCATCGTCTCCGGCCTGTATCCCGCCTGGCGGGCCGCGCGGACGGATCCGATCGACGCGCTCCGGTACAAGTAG